The Enterococcus rotai genome includes a window with the following:
- a CDS encoding iron chelate uptake ABC transporter family permease subunit, producing MKKFFQSSAVKVILLLIAVIAVCALYLSYKTYGNWAFALELRGKKLLAFVFVGIAATFSTISFQTMTQNHFLTPNILGLDSLYVFIQTLLFFFLGGQQLLGNETIATFLLNVLLMVSASIMLSHFLLKKGGNDLFLLLMIGIILGTFFNSISTFLQVVMDPNEYDLLQGKLFASFGNVNSQHLLIAGILITFLVGFLWLKSHALDVLHLGNEQATSLGINVPRFQFVLLTVISALIGLSTALVGPVTFLGFIVANMSYQLMGTYKHRELFLGGSLLSILLLVFGQFLVEQVFQLNTTLSIVIEFGGGVYFVGKIISERKQRR from the coding sequence ATGAAGAAATTCTTCCAGTCATCAGCGGTAAAAGTTATTTTATTGTTGATCGCCGTGATTGCGGTTTGTGCTTTATACCTGTCGTATAAAACGTATGGGAATTGGGCCTTTGCCTTAGAGCTTAGAGGAAAAAAATTATTAGCATTTGTTTTTGTCGGGATTGCAGCAACATTTTCGACGATCAGTTTTCAGACTATGACACAAAATCACTTTTTAACGCCAAATATTTTAGGACTGGATTCACTATATGTTTTTATCCAGACCTTACTGTTTTTCTTTTTAGGTGGACAGCAGTTGTTAGGTAATGAAACGATCGCCACATTTTTATTGAATGTTTTGTTAATGGTGAGTGCTAGCATTATGTTATCTCATTTTTTGTTGAAAAAAGGTGGGAATGATCTATTTCTATTATTGATGATCGGGATTATTTTAGGGACTTTTTTCAATAGTATTAGTACTTTCTTACAAGTTGTAATGGATCCAAATGAGTATGATCTGTTGCAAGGAAAATTATTTGCTAGTTTTGGAAATGTGAATAGTCAGCATTTGTTGATAGCTGGGATTTTAATTACGTTTTTAGTTGGTTTTTTGTGGTTGAAAAGTCATGCGCTAGATGTTCTGCATCTAGGGAACGAACAAGCGACGAGTTTAGGAATTAATGTTCCGAGATTTCAGTTTGTACTCTTAACGGTAATCAGTGCTTTGATTGGATTATCCACAGCATTAGTCGGGCCAGTCACGTTTCTTGGGTTCATTGTCGCCAATATGAGTTATCAATTGATGGGAACTTATAAGCATCGTGAGTTATTTTTAGGTGGAAGTTTGTTGTCCATTCTACTGCTTGTATTTGGTCAATTTCTTGTAGAACAAGTTTTTCAGCTGAATACAACATTAAGTATTGTGATTGAATTTGGCGGTGGTGTCTATTTTGTTGGAAAAATCATTAGTGAAAGGAAGCAGCGCAGATGA
- a CDS encoding ABC transporter permease yields MKKIGLFVLLLLLIVASIFVGVKDISLTQLFQWDSQQQLVLLTTRIPRTISLVIAGSTISISGLIMQHLTQNKFVSPSTAGTMDSARLGILVVMIFFPSAPLLFRSFIAFLFAFVGTLIFIYLTRFLPAKNQVMIPLIGVMFGNIIGSVATFFAYQFQLVQNMSSWLQGNFSTVMKGNYELLYLTIPLLIITYLFAYRFTVVGMGEDMATNLGLNYQRIQLFGLGIVALSSAVVLIMVGNIPFLGVIVPNLVSMRYGDHMKNTLAITAVGGSIFLLACDVLARVVIAPYEVPVSVVVGVLGSFIFIALLMRRKTA; encoded by the coding sequence ATGAAAAAAATAGGCCTATTTGTTCTCTTACTCCTTTTGATTGTAGCATCGATTTTTGTTGGAGTGAAAGATATTTCTCTAACACAATTGTTTCAATGGGATTCACAGCAACAATTAGTATTGTTAACAACAAGGATACCTCGAACGATCAGTTTAGTGATCGCTGGAAGTACTATTAGTATTTCTGGATTGATCATGCAACATTTAACACAGAATAAATTTGTTTCACCTAGCACAGCAGGTACGATGGATAGTGCGCGATTAGGTATTTTGGTTGTGATGATCTTTTTCCCTAGTGCACCGTTATTATTTCGCTCATTCATCGCATTCTTGTTTGCTTTTGTTGGAACGTTGATTTTTATTTATTTAACACGGTTTCTACCTGCAAAAAATCAAGTGATGATTCCGTTGATTGGTGTGATGTTTGGTAATATCATTGGATCAGTGGCAACTTTTTTTGCGTATCAATTTCAGTTAGTTCAAAATATGTCTTCTTGGCTGCAGGGAAATTTTTCCACAGTGATGAAAGGCAATTATGAACTGCTTTATCTAACGATTCCTTTATTGATTATCACCTATCTTTTTGCTTATCGATTCACAGTAGTCGGTATGGGGGAAGATATGGCAACCAATTTGGGATTGAATTATCAGCGTATCCAATTATTTGGCTTAGGCATCGTAGCACTATCTAGCGCTGTGGTTTTGATTATGGTAGGAAATATCCCCTTTTTAGGTGTGATCGTTCCCAACTTGGTATCGATGCGTTATGGAGATCATATGAAGAACACATTGGCAATTACGGCGGTCGGAGGCAGTATCTTTTTACTGGCATGTGATGTTTTGGCTCGAGTTGTGATAGCGCCTTATGAAGTGCCTGTCAGTGTTGTAGTCGGTGTGCTAGGCAGCTTTATCTTTATCGCATTACTGATGAGGAGGAAAACAGCATGA
- a CDS encoding YueI family protein: protein MAQDDLQKHLDNAMYGTPLLKPDEQRKYMGTFRERCYLTMTIEQMKKTEDKANFLKELAQHPDATVLLNGAMAIDLQSAYIKLINERQTKFTVVNDFVENTPDALGLVLTATKAVNEEIIDIEQKYPKQTSELSKTEQPKKGFWHKLFH, encoded by the coding sequence ATGGCACAAGATGACTTACAGAAACATTTAGACAATGCAATGTATGGCACCCCGTTGCTGAAACCCGATGAACAGCGCAAGTATATGGGCACTTTCCGTGAAAGATGTTATCTCACGATGACAATTGAGCAGATGAAAAAGACAGAAGACAAAGCGAATTTTTTGAAAGAACTAGCACAACACCCCGACGCTACCGTTCTTTTAAATGGTGCAATGGCTATCGATTTACAGTCTGCTTATATTAAATTGATCAATGAGCGACAAACAAAATTTACAGTCGTCAATGATTTTGTTGAAAATACACCTGATGCTTTGGGGTTAGTTTTAACGGCAACTAAAGCTGTAAATGAAGAAATAATCGATATTGAGCAAAAATATCCTAAACAAACCTCTGAACTGTCCAAAACAGAACAACCTAAAAAAGGGTTCTGGCATAAATTATTTCATTAA
- a CDS encoding ABC transporter permease, producing MLYLRLAYSNIKKNHAVYVPFCLATIFTVILNMVMQIMSNNQGLDTLKGASSLKVMFGLGGKIIMIFTIIFTFYTHSFLMKRRKKELGLYNILGMDKKNLTVMMLIENLMTLFITLTVGLLSGAVLSKLMFLVLKRLTGFGDGFVYEFSVASLGQVSLLFLGIFMGTFLYDTWEVRKTKPIELLGQASSGEKEPKSKWLFTLIGIVCLSAGYGISLTIDSPVKALTQFFIAVILVIIGTYSIFIAGSVTLLKLLKKNKQFYYRPNNFISISSMIFRMKQNGAGLATISILCTMALVTISSTVCLYIGQEKIIQSRNPFENSVEVALPMDETKQTINDVVKNQGSAIEEVKYAKLSSPLITLKENDDSFTQLKEAFSNYSNIVGIRFISLSEYNRIEREKLTLANNEVYVYPVSGEYKEKRITISNQVFEVKDTLKQFIFAPKEEDAVLGSLILVIPDKVASTTFFEGIAENFKESVFPFTPTPVSIVSFKLAGSMTKRMEIAEALQERFQAIAAVSGNEELERSLTVTSIDKDREEMRLLYGGFFFLGIIFGISFLMATTLIIYYKQVSEGSDDRERFIIMQKVGLSHKEVKKTIQQQILLVFFLPIIVAVIHLSFAFPIIRKLMTLFELNNSYLLIVTTIICVLIFSLAYFVIYWRTSKVYYQLVER from the coding sequence ATGTTATATCTACGTTTGGCTTACAGTAACATCAAGAAAAATCACGCAGTGTATGTTCCCTTTTGTTTAGCAACGATCTTTACAGTGATTTTGAACATGGTCATGCAGATCATGAGTAATAATCAAGGTCTAGATACGCTAAAAGGAGCTTCCTCACTTAAAGTGATGTTTGGTTTAGGTGGTAAGATCATTATGATTTTTACCATTATTTTTACGTTTTATACCCACAGCTTTTTGATGAAGCGACGTAAAAAGGAACTAGGGCTATACAATATTTTAGGGATGGATAAGAAAAACTTAACTGTGATGATGTTGATTGAAAATCTGATGACATTATTCATTACGTTAACTGTCGGATTACTTTCAGGTGCAGTATTATCTAAACTAATGTTTCTCGTTTTGAAGCGTTTGACAGGTTTTGGAGATGGTTTTGTCTATGAATTTTCTGTAGCATCGTTAGGACAGGTTTCATTACTATTTTTAGGGATTTTTATGGGCACATTTTTATATGATACTTGGGAAGTCAGGAAGACGAAACCAATCGAGCTATTGGGACAAGCGAGTTCGGGAGAAAAAGAACCTAAGTCAAAATGGTTGTTTACTCTAATAGGAATTGTTTGTCTAAGTGCTGGGTATGGTATTTCATTAACAATCGATTCACCAGTAAAGGCCTTGACTCAATTTTTTATTGCCGTCATTTTGGTGATTATCGGGACATATAGTATTTTTATCGCAGGAAGCGTCACGCTGTTGAAACTGTTGAAAAAAAATAAACAATTCTACTATCGACCGAATAATTTCATCTCGATTTCCAGCATGATTTTTCGGATGAAACAAAATGGGGCTGGACTCGCAACGATTTCCATTTTATGTACGATGGCATTAGTAACAATCTCATCCACTGTTTGTTTGTATATCGGACAGGAAAAAATCATTCAAAGTAGAAATCCATTTGAAAATTCTGTAGAGGTTGCTTTGCCAATGGACGAAACGAAACAAACGATAAACGATGTAGTAAAAAATCAAGGGTCAGCAATTGAAGAAGTCAAGTATGCTAAGCTTTCAAGTCCTCTGATCACGTTGAAAGAAAATGACGATTCGTTTACCCAATTAAAAGAAGCCTTTTCAAATTATAGCAATATTGTTGGAATTCGCTTCATATCTTTAAGTGAGTATAATCGTATTGAAAGGGAAAAGCTGACTTTAGCAAATAATGAGGTTTATGTTTACCCTGTTTCTGGTGAGTATAAGGAAAAAAGAATCACTATTAGCAATCAAGTATTTGAAGTGAAAGATACACTTAAACAGTTTATATTTGCACCGAAAGAAGAAGATGCAGTTTTAGGCTCTTTGATTCTGGTGATTCCTGATAAAGTAGCGAGTACAACATTTTTCGAAGGAATAGCTGAGAACTTCAAAGAATCAGTCTTTCCGTTTACGCCAACCCCTGTTTCAATTGTCAGCTTTAAATTAGCAGGCTCTATGACTAAAAGAATGGAAATTGCAGAGGCGCTGCAGGAAAGATTTCAAGCGATCGCAGCCGTGAGCGGGAATGAAGAATTAGAGCGTTCGTTGACAGTAACTTCGATCGATAAAGATCGGGAAGAAATGCGGTTATTATATGGCGGCTTTTTCTTCTTAGGGATTATCTTTGGAATCAGCTTTTTAATGGCCACAACCTTGATCATTTACTACAAACAAGTTTCAGAAGGTAGTGACGATCGAGAACGGTTTATCATCATGCAAAAAGTTGGCCTAAGTCATAAAGAAGTGAAAAAAACGATTCAGCAACAAATTTTGCTAGTATTCTTTTTACCGATCATTGTTGCAGTGATCCATTTAAGTTTTGCTTTTCCGATCATAAGAAAATTAATGACATTGTTTGAACTGAACAATTCTTACTTATTGATTGTAACAACGATTATATGTGTGCTGATTTTTTCTTTGGCCTATTTTGTCATTTATTGGCGTACGTCAAAAGTGTATTATCAGTTAGTCGAAAGATAA
- a CDS encoding ABC transporter ATP-binding protein, with protein MAMLEVNHIQKIYQTRFSGNQVTALKDVSFQVEEGEYIAIMGESGSGKSTLLNILATLDMPTNGTVLLNGKNITEIPEGKLAAFRRENLGFVFQDFNLLDNFSVKDNIFLPLVLSKIDIAEMTKRIIPLAKTLGIDQLLEKYPYEISGGQKQRVAAARALITRPQLVLADEPTGALDSRSSENLLQLFQEVNQQNQTIIMVTHSAIAASHANRILFIKDGQVFHQLYKGQKTHDELLSDISKTMTTLLTKGV; from the coding sequence ATGGCGATGTTAGAAGTCAATCATATTCAAAAAATTTACCAAACAAGGTTTAGTGGAAATCAAGTAACAGCCTTAAAAGATGTTTCTTTTCAAGTGGAAGAAGGGGAATATATCGCAATTATGGGAGAATCTGGTTCGGGTAAAAGTACATTATTGAATATTTTAGCAACCTTGGATATGCCGACGAATGGAACCGTGTTACTAAATGGAAAAAATATTACAGAGATACCAGAAGGGAAATTAGCTGCATTTCGCCGTGAGAACTTGGGTTTTGTATTCCAGGATTTTAATTTATTGGATAATTTTTCCGTTAAAGACAATATATTTTTACCATTAGTGTTATCTAAAATCGACATAGCTGAAATGACTAAGCGAATAATACCATTAGCTAAAACATTAGGGATCGACCAATTGCTGGAAAAATATCCATATGAGATTTCAGGCGGACAAAAACAACGAGTAGCTGCTGCGCGAGCACTCATCACAAGACCGCAATTAGTTTTGGCGGATGAACCGACGGGGGCTTTAGATTCAAGAAGTTCTGAAAATTTACTGCAATTATTTCAAGAAGTCAACCAACAAAACCAAACGATCATAATGGTTACTCATAGTGCGATTGCAGCTAGTCATGCGAATCGGATTTTATTCATTAAAGATGGACAAGTTTTTCATCAACTGTATAAAGGTCAAAAAACACACGATGAATTGTTGAGTGATATTTCAAAAACAATGACGACCTTGTTGACGAAAGGGGTCTAA
- a CDS encoding sensor histidine kinase, whose protein sequence is MKVFFRYLLDKRFAIITYVGIVGLFAMTFFLYEIPFIVYSDAILFSGLLIVGVMSIQFSLYFRKHRQLQEGIQAPRLYPSQKKNSRSLVETEYEQLLTGLEKEYRAEIGNLEAANQQLMDYYSMWSHQIKTPIAVLNLKMQENELDQDILKQELFKVDQYLNMMLQYLRMNHTETDFVFEEIDLDPLIKETVKKYAVFFIHKNLSFSLIPTNTKIISDKKWLQFVLEQVMFNAIKYTNQGGIKVYLDSINQLELVIEDSGIGILPEDASRVFERGYTGFNGRTYQKASGLGLFMCKEILTKLGHQIDLTSEVGSGTKVKLKLTQIVFELE, encoded by the coding sequence ATGAAGGTATTTTTTCGTTATTTACTAGATAAGCGTTTTGCGATCATAACCTATGTCGGAATCGTCGGATTGTTTGCTATGACCTTTTTTCTCTATGAGATTCCGTTTATTGTTTATTCAGACGCGATCCTTTTTTCAGGATTGTTGATTGTTGGCGTAATGAGTATTCAATTTAGTTTATATTTCAGAAAACACCGACAGTTGCAAGAAGGGATTCAAGCACCCAGATTATATCCTTCCCAGAAAAAGAATAGTCGTTCTTTAGTGGAAACAGAATATGAACAACTTCTGACTGGGCTAGAAAAAGAGTATCGAGCAGAAATTGGCAACCTTGAGGCAGCTAATCAGCAATTGATGGATTATTACAGTATGTGGAGTCATCAAATCAAAACGCCAATTGCTGTATTAAATTTAAAAATGCAAGAAAATGAATTAGACCAAGATATTTTGAAGCAAGAATTATTTAAAGTGGATCAGTATTTGAACATGATGCTGCAGTATTTACGAATGAACCATACAGAAACTGATTTTGTTTTTGAAGAAATCGATTTGGATCCGCTTATTAAAGAGACTGTAAAAAAATATGCGGTCTTTTTTATTCATAAAAATCTTTCGTTTTCATTGATACCGACAAATACAAAAATTATCAGTGATAAAAAATGGTTGCAGTTTGTCTTGGAACAAGTGATGTTTAATGCGATCAAATATACAAATCAAGGAGGGATTAAGGTGTATCTGGATAGCATAAACCAACTTGAATTGGTCATTGAAGATTCTGGTATAGGTATTTTGCCAGAAGATGCGAGTAGAGTATTTGAACGCGGCTATACAGGCTTTAATGGAAGAACGTATCAAAAAGCATCTGGTTTAGGATTATTTATGTGCAAAGAAATTTTGACTAAATTAGGCCATCAAATCGATCTTACCTCAGAAGTAGGGAGTGGCACGAAGGTCAAACTAAAACTCACTCAAATCGTTTTTGAACTCGAATAG
- a CDS encoding response regulator transcription factor translates to MKKIYIVEDDRQITQTVATFLKKWSFDVQAATDFQNVVEAILQYQPDLVLMDISLPLYNGFHWCSELRKQSDVPIVFLSSANDNMNILMAMNMGADDFIAKPFDLQILVAKIQAILRRSEMLPTNHRLNYQGFTLDLEAFEVVLKEQAVALTINESKILGMLFQQPEKLIPKEKIMEKLWESEEFIDANTLSVNMTRLRKKVAEIGLDKQIYTEKGKGYRLGKGV, encoded by the coding sequence ATGAAAAAAATTTACATAGTAGAAGATGATAGACAAATTACGCAAACCGTTGCTACGTTTCTGAAAAAATGGTCCTTTGATGTTCAAGCAGCCACTGATTTCCAAAATGTAGTAGAAGCTATTTTACAGTATCAACCAGATTTAGTTCTGATGGATATTTCTTTGCCTTTATATAATGGGTTTCATTGGTGTAGTGAGCTAAGAAAACAGTCAGATGTACCGATTGTTTTCTTGTCCTCAGCGAATGATAATATGAATATTTTAATGGCGATGAATATGGGGGCAGATGATTTTATTGCCAAACCCTTCGATTTACAAATCCTAGTTGCAAAAATTCAAGCGATCTTACGCCGAAGTGAAATGTTACCGACGAATCATAGGTTAAACTATCAAGGATTTACGCTGGATTTAGAAGCATTTGAAGTGGTTTTGAAAGAACAAGCTGTGGCATTAACTATCAATGAATCAAAGATCTTAGGGATGCTTTTTCAACAACCAGAAAAATTGATTCCAAAAGAAAAAATCATGGAAAAACTATGGGAAAGCGAAGAATTTATCGATGCAAATACGTTGTCAGTCAATATGACTCGCCTGCGAAAAAAAGTAGCTGAGATTGGACTAGATAAACAAATCTATACAGAAAAAGGTAAGGGGTATCGTTTAGGAAAAGGAGTGTAG
- the gshAB gene encoding bifunctional glutamate--cysteine ligase/glutathione synthetase, whose translation MKFKELLQQKSVRPYVMAARFGLEKESQRTTFDGQLATTDHPEVLGNRSYHPYIQTDFSESQMELITPVANSIHEMLRYLAAIHDVALRSMNKHEMLWPLSMPPKLPLKDEDIKIAKLDQFEGILYRRYLAREYGKRKQMVSGIHFNFEYDIELVQLLFSEQSEYETIEEFKNILYMKVSRNYLRYRWLITYLFGASPVSEAGYFTEREERPKGPVRSLRNSSFGYKNNEDVKVSYESLQQYINDIHRMVENGILSEEKEFYSAVRLRGGKQMADLPKTGIRYIELRNLDLNPFAPLGVDEETLEFIHLFMLYLLWTDEKEAPNDWVATGDFLNEQVALGHPFAQVKLLAEGDRIFAEMDEMIEALGLFRTKKSLEIHRAQLRTPDLTIAGKMWTIIESNSNHELGIVFGKEYQGMAFERPYQLAGFRNMELSTQLFLFDIIQKGVEVELLDEQEQFLKLKHKDHIEYVKNANMTSKDSYIVPLIMENKTVTKKVLAEAGFTVPAGDEFDTIERAEQAYIKYSEKAFVIKPKTTNYGLGITIFKEGASLADFTEALKLAFKEDSAVLIEEFLPGTEYRFFVLDDQVRAIMLRVPANVVGDGVRSVEALVAEKNLDPLRGTHHRSPLELIQLGDVERLMLKEQNLLTTSVPEKDQIVYLRENSNVSTGGDSIDVTDDFDESYKQIAVDAVKTLGAKICGIDLIVPDKSITGTKNSRTYGIIEANFNPAMHMHAYPHSGKGRHLTMDVLEMLYPEVFS comes from the coding sequence ATGAAATTTAAAGAGTTGTTACAACAAAAAAGTGTTCGTCCATATGTAATGGCCGCACGATTTGGCTTAGAAAAAGAAAGCCAGCGCACAACGTTTGATGGTCAATTAGCAACGACGGATCATCCAGAAGTGTTAGGGAATCGTTCCTACCATCCATATATTCAAACAGATTTTAGTGAGTCACAGATGGAATTGATTACACCTGTGGCAAATTCTATTCATGAAATGTTGCGTTATCTAGCTGCAATTCATGATGTAGCATTACGTTCGATGAATAAACATGAAATGCTTTGGCCGCTAAGTATGCCGCCAAAATTACCGCTAAAAGATGAAGATATAAAGATTGCCAAACTGGATCAGTTTGAAGGGATTCTTTATCGTCGTTATTTAGCAAGAGAATACGGCAAACGCAAGCAAATGGTTAGTGGTATCCATTTTAATTTTGAATATGATATCGAATTAGTTCAACTGCTTTTTTCAGAGCAATCAGAATACGAAACGATCGAAGAATTTAAAAATATTCTTTATATGAAAGTTTCACGTAATTATTTACGTTACCGCTGGCTGATCACGTACCTATTTGGTGCTTCGCCAGTTAGTGAAGCAGGCTATTTTACAGAACGAGAAGAGCGTCCAAAAGGGCCTGTAAGAAGCTTACGCAATAGTTCGTTTGGCTATAAAAATAATGAAGATGTCAAAGTATCGTATGAATCATTGCAACAATACATCAACGATATTCACCGAATGGTTGAAAATGGCATTTTATCTGAAGAAAAAGAATTTTATTCTGCTGTCAGATTACGTGGTGGTAAACAGATGGCTGATTTACCGAAAACAGGGATTCGCTATATCGAATTAAGGAATCTCGATTTAAATCCATTTGCTCCATTAGGTGTAGACGAAGAAACACTCGAATTCATTCACTTATTTATGCTGTATTTATTATGGACTGATGAAAAAGAAGCGCCGAATGATTGGGTAGCTACAGGGGATTTCTTGAATGAACAAGTGGCATTGGGGCATCCATTCGCTCAAGTAAAACTTTTGGCAGAAGGTGACCGTATTTTTGCTGAAATGGATGAAATGATCGAAGCGTTAGGACTGTTTAGAACGAAGAAATCATTAGAGATTCATCGAGCACAGCTAAGAACGCCTGATTTAACGATTGCTGGAAAAATGTGGACGATCATTGAAAGTAATTCTAATCATGAATTGGGGATTGTTTTTGGGAAAGAATACCAAGGTATGGCTTTTGAACGTCCTTATCAACTGGCCGGTTTTAGAAATATGGAGCTATCCACTCAACTATTTTTATTTGATATTATTCAAAAAGGTGTGGAAGTTGAACTATTAGATGAACAGGAACAATTTTTAAAACTTAAACACAAAGATCATATCGAATATGTTAAAAATGCGAATATGACCAGTAAAGATAGCTACATTGTACCATTGATCATGGAGAATAAAACGGTGACTAAAAAAGTCTTAGCCGAAGCTGGTTTCACAGTGCCAGCTGGAGATGAGTTTGATACGATCGAGAGAGCTGAACAAGCCTATATCAAATATTCAGAAAAAGCCTTTGTGATTAAACCCAAAACAACGAATTATGGTCTAGGGATCACGATTTTTAAAGAAGGAGCATCTCTAGCTGACTTTACAGAAGCGTTGAAGTTAGCATTCAAAGAGGATTCTGCTGTTTTGATCGAAGAGTTCTTGCCGGGAACAGAGTATCGTTTCTTTGTTTTAGATGACCAAGTGCGAGCGATCATGTTGCGTGTACCTGCTAATGTTGTAGGCGACGGAGTTCGTTCCGTTGAAGCATTGGTGGCGGAAAAAAATCTTGATCCATTGAGAGGAACCCATCATCGTTCACCATTAGAGTTGATTCAATTAGGGGATGTAGAACGCTTGATGTTAAAAGAGCAAAACCTATTAACGACCTCAGTTCCAGAAAAAGATCAAATCGTTTACCTAAGAGAAAATTCTAACGTCAGCACAGGCGGTGATTCGATCGATGTGACAGATGATTTTGACGAAAGTTACAAACAGATTGCGGTCGACGCCGTGAAAACATTAGGCGCAAAAATTTGCGGAATCGATTTGATTGTTCCAGACAAATCGATCACAGGAACTAAAAATAGCCGAACCTATGGGATTATAGAAGCTAATTTTAATCCGGCAATGCATATGCATGCGTATCCACATTCAGGTAAAGGACGCCATTTAACGATGGATGTACTCGAAATGCTTTATCCAGAAGTCTTTAGCTAA
- a CDS encoding cysteine hydrolase family protein, with amino-acid sequence MHPNKALIVIDLQNGLETVGTGLFRLTDVLSGVNQRIADYRTNHLPIVFIQHEDAELVAGSQDWQLFTQLDAQTEDFYVRKTHANSFYQTNLKELLDSLSVSELEFCGAQTEYCVDTTIRMAHGLGYTCFMKRGLSTTLNNDLLGAQTIIQHHEHLWDKRFLTFI; translated from the coding sequence ATGCATCCTAATAAAGCCTTGATTGTTATCGATCTTCAAAATGGTCTAGAAACTGTTGGAACGGGCTTGTTCCGGCTAACTGACGTACTCTCTGGTGTAAACCAGCGTATTGCAGATTATCGAACTAATCACCTACCGATTGTATTTATTCAGCATGAGGATGCTGAACTAGTAGCTGGCAGTCAGGATTGGCAATTATTTACGCAACTAGATGCTCAAACGGAAGACTTCTATGTTAGAAAAACACATGCCAACTCTTTTTACCAAACAAATCTAAAAGAGCTGTTAGATTCCTTATCCGTCTCTGAACTTGAATTTTGTGGCGCCCAAACAGAATATTGCGTTGATACAACGATCCGTATGGCACACGGTTTAGGATATACTTGTTTCATGAAACGAGGTCTAAGTACCACCTTGAATAACGATCTTTTAGGTGCACAAACCATTATCCAGCACCATGAACATTTATGGGACAAACGTTTTTTAACCTTTATTTGA
- a CDS encoding YitT family protein: MKFTKQQIQDTLYVTIGSLILAISINSVLLPNKIVAGGANGISVVINYLFGLNPAIVLYAINLPLLVLCFLLLGKEVGIKTIYGSLIYPFFVGITTHLPVLTHNIFLATIFGGILTGIGLGLEFRGNASTGGTAIISQIVNKYFKISLGVSILFVDGIVILSALFVFNTDTVLFSLICLYLIGRVVDMVQVGFVRSKNVMIISPKYAEIKEKILVDMDKGLTMIPIEGGYQKNPSMLMMTVVSEKDFSRIKESVLAIDEEAFVVSMNASEVFGRGFSLKKIAEDYGIESNNL, from the coding sequence ATGAAATTTACAAAACAACAAATTCAAGATACGTTATATGTGACGATTGGTTCACTTATTTTAGCAATCTCAATCAATTCAGTATTATTACCGAATAAAATCGTCGCAGGTGGTGCCAACGGAATTAGTGTTGTCATCAACTATCTTTTTGGTCTTAATCCAGCCATCGTTTTATATGCAATCAATTTGCCATTATTAGTTCTTTGCTTTTTATTACTTGGAAAAGAGGTTGGGATCAAAACGATTTACGGTAGTTTGATTTACCCTTTCTTTGTCGGAATCACAACTCATTTACCGGTATTGACTCATAATATCTTTCTGGCGACGATTTTTGGCGGTATTTTGACTGGTATCGGTTTAGGTTTAGAATTTCGTGGAAATGCCTCAACTGGGGGAACTGCAATCATTTCACAAATCGTTAATAAGTATTTTAAAATTTCATTAGGTGTTTCGATTTTGTTTGTTGATGGCATCGTGATTTTATCGGCACTATTTGTTTTTAATACAGATACCGTCCTATTTTCTCTGATTTGCTTATACCTTATTGGACGTGTGGTAGATATGGTACAAGTTGGTTTTGTTCGTTCGAAAAATGTGATGATCATCTCACCAAAATATGCGGAAATCAAAGAGAAAATTTTGGTCGATATGGACAAAGGATTGACAATGATCCCCATCGAAGGTGGGTACCAAAAAAATCCAAGTATGTTAATGATGACTGTCGTAAGCGAAAAAGATTTCTCTAGAATTAAAGAAAGTGTCTTAGCTATTGACGAAGAAGCCTTTGTGGTATCGATGAATGCCAGTGAAGTTTTTGGTCGCGGGTTTAGTTTAAAGAAAATAGCGGAAGATTACGGGATTGAATCGAATAATTTGTAA